The segment TGAAACCTTTATGAACCACAATTCGTAACATAAATACCGCATCATTAGCGGAGGTAAGAAGTATGGAGCAACTAATTAGAGATAAAATAAGACAGGTGAAAAAAGGGGATCAATCCGCTTTTGAAGATGTGATCGCATTATATCAAGATAAAATTTATCGACATTGCTTTCGCATGATTGGGAATACACATGAGGCGGAGGATATAGCACAGGAAGCCTTTATTCGGGCATATGTGAATATCCAGTCGTTTGATGATCGCAGGAAATTTTCGACATGGCTATATCGCATTGCCACGAATCTAACGATTGATCATATTCGAAAACGAAAGCCGGACTATTATCTTGATGATAAGATCAAAGGCACTGAGGGTTTGGATATGTATTCCCAGTTGACCAGCAGAGACCCGTCTCCAGGTGAACAGGTGGAGAGTCAGGAATTGCAGAGATCTATACATCAGGAGATCTTAAGGCTACCACCGAAATATCGGAGTATCATTATTCTGCGTTATTTAGAGGAATTTTCCCTTCAGGAGATCAGTGATACCCTGGATATTCCACTCGGAACGGTTAAAACCCGCATTCATCGTGGAAGGGAAGCGTTAAGGAGAAAATTGCGTTATGTGTAAGGGAGTGTGATTCATATGAATTGTAACGATGAGGCTCACGGGCTTATCCATAAATATTTAGATGGAGACTTAACCAAAGCAGAAGAGAAGGAACT is part of the Virgibacillus sp. NKC19-16 genome and harbors:
- the sigW gene encoding RNA polymerase sigma factor SigW produces the protein MEQLIRDKIRQVKKGDQSAFEDVIALYQDKIYRHCFRMIGNTHEAEDIAQEAFIRAYVNIQSFDDRRKFSTWLYRIATNLTIDHIRKRKPDYYLDDKIKGTEGLDMYSQLTSRDPSPGEQVESQELQRSIHQEILRLPPKYRSIIILRYLEEFSLQEISDTLDIPLGTVKTRIHRGREALRRKLRYV